The nucleotide sequence ACGAAATTTAGTCTTTGATATCAACGATTTTGACGAAACTCATCCGGCTCCTTGGGAATGGGACCTCAAACGCCTTGCCGTTAGCTTTGTCATTGCCGGACGAGACAACCAATTGTCTGATCTCGACTGTCAAGATTTGGCGATCGAGTGCGTGCGTTCCTATCGAGAACACCTGCGAGAGTATTCCGAGATGAGTCCGCTAGAGGTCTGGTACAATCGCTTAGATATAGAAAAAGTTATTGAAATGTCTCCGGATGAGCAAACTCGAAAACGTCGGGAAAAATGCGCCGAAAAAGCTCGTCAGCGAGTCATTGAACATCTTTTTCCTAAAATTACTAGCCCCGTAGGCGGTCAATATCGCTTTGCCGATCAGCCGCCCCTTCTCTACCACATCCATGAAGAGGACTGGAAAGAACGGGTTGAGGAAGCGTTAGCCGAGTATCGGCAATCCCTCTCTGATGAGCGTAAGGTGCTTTTTGACCGTTACCAATGGCAAGATATAGCGATAAAAGTAGTAGGAATTGGCAGTATCGGGACGCGATGCTTCATTGTTCTCTTTTTCTCGCCCGAAAACCATCCTTTAATCCTGCAATTTAAAGAAGCCCGACCTTCTGTCCTCGAACCCTACACGGATAAGAGCAAATACGACAATCACGGACAGCGTGTGGTCATCGGACAGAGGTTAATGCAATCCTCTAGCGACATTTTTTTAGGTTGGACGCGCTCTCGGCGGGGTTACGACTTTTATGTGCGTCAGTTGCGAGACATGAAATTTTCTTTTCCCCTTGAGCAAATACCAGCCATACAACTAAAACGTTATGCCGGGTTCTGCGGCTGGACTTTAGCCCGCGCTCATGCAAAATCGGGAGATTCAGCAATGATCAGTGGCTATCTCGGTAAAGGAAACCAGTTTGATCGCGCTATGGGCGATTTTGCTCTGGCTTATGCTGATCAGACGGAGCGAGATCACGCGGCTTTGGTGAAAGCTGTTAAGATGGGGCGAATTGAGGCCGCGATCAAAGAAGATCTTTGACACTGTTCTAGAATGCTGAAACTCTCATCTATTTTCATCCTATTGTTTATTACCCTAGGGCCGCTCAAAACGATTATCCCTTTTGTTGAATTAACTGCCCATAGCGACGAAAAACTTTGTCGGAGGGTGGCTTTGAGAGCAACTTTTGCATCAACCCTAGTAGTGCTGATTCTCGGTTTATTGGGTCCACTTATTTTGGAAAATTGGGGGGTTTCCTTGCCCGCCGTATCGATCACGGGAGGAATCATTCTCTTTGTGGGGTCTTTACAGGTAATGATGAAACCTTCTGAATCTTCTGGCAACAAGGGGGTAGCGCCAGAAACTTTGTCTACTTCCATGCTGATTTCTCGCCTCGTCATTCCCACCATTGTTACGCCTCCGGGCATTGCGGCGATTTTAGCTCTTATGGTATTGAGTGAGAAAAATCAGCAATTGTGGCTGCAAATTATCGGTTTATTGTTATTGGTAATGTTTTTGAATTTGTTAATTATGCTGACAGCCCGGAAATTGCTGGCTTTTTTAACGGTTGCCGGCTTGCGGGTGATCGCTTGGGTGTTCGCTGTTCTTCAGGCTTCTCTTGGAGCGCAAGTTATCATTAATGCCTTGCGGAAGCTTGGGGCTTTACCCATACAGTAGACACACCTGATCCGCCTCGTTTCCTTTAGCGCGGGCAATACGAGAGACTAGAAGAACAAAAATAATATAATTTTTAACGACGACAATAGACCCCCTTTTCTATTAAGTAAGGGGGATTAGGTATTTTTGGCCGCGTTTGTTGAATAACCAGTTTCAATCGTAAAGTAAAGTTTTGTAGGTGGGATGATAGATCCGGTAGCGGCTTTGGGTAAGTTAAGAGTAAGGCAGACAATAAAGCTTTTGCTATCATTATGTCAGATACGATTATTAGGGTCGAAAATTTAGGGAAGAAGTATATTATTGGGCATCAGCAAGGCGGGCATTCCCGTTATGTTGCTTTGCGGGATGTTCTGGCTAATAGTGCTAAGTCCGTTTGGAAAAGCATCCGACAGCCAAAAGCCGCTAGAAATAATAACCGAGAGGAGTTTTGGGCGCTTAAAGATGTCTCTTTTGAGGTGAAGCGAGGAGAAGCCATCGGTATTATTGGGCGTAATGGGGCGGGAAAGTCCACCTTATTGAAGATTTTAAGCCGCATTACTGAACCCACAAGGGGACGAGTAACTCTTGAGGGAAGGGTAGCGAGTTTGTTAGAGGTGGGGACAGGGTTTCATCCAGAATTGACGGGGAGGGAAAATATTTACCTCAATGGGGCAATTTTGGGCATGACGAAAGCGGAAATTAAACGCAAGTTTGATGAGATTGTGGCTTTTGCCGAGGTAGAAAAGTTTTTGGATACGCCTGTTAAGCGCTATTCTTCGGGGATGTATGTGCGGCTGGCGTTTGCGGTGGCGGCGCATTTGGAACCGGAGATTTTAGTGGTAGATGAAGTGTTGGCGGTGGGGGATGCCCAGTTTCAGAAAAAGTGTTTAGGGAAGATGAAAGATGTTTCTACTCAAGAGGGACGAACTGTACTGTTTGTTAGTCATCAAATGAGCATGATCAGTTCCCTATGCACAAAAGCGGTTTTACTTGAAAGTGGAGAGATTAGTCAAGTTGGTTTACCTTCAGATGTGATTCTAAGTTATTACAGTAGTGGTTATTCATCCCCTGCTCAAGTTGATTTTACTAAACTAAATAAACCTATTGGTGATGATTATGCAGTTTTATTAGAAGCTTATGTTAAAAATGCTAAAGGAGAAATTACTACAGAAATAGATATTAATGAAACTATAACTATAGGAATGCGGTATAAAGTTTTAGTTGAAAGGGGATTTAATCGAGTTTATCCTTATCCTAACTGTAATGTTTTTGCATCTGATGGAACTCATGTCTTTTATTCTAGCATTCCGAATAGTGAATTAAATCCCCCGACTTTGGGGGAATATATAGCCGAGTTTTCTATTCCTAGCAACTTACTTAACAGTGGGACTTACTTTGTAGGACTTGCTTTTAGTTGTTGTGATTTAGGCGTTAAAGTTCATTTTTATGAACAAAATGCTTTGTGTTTTAATATTAAAGAAAATTTAGAAGCTAATCTTTATAATACCCGCAATGGATGGAGTGGCGTTCTTCCTGGCATCATTCATCCTAAATTGAAGTGGAAGCTCAAAAAACAGGTCGGTTATTTTTAACAAAAAAATTGTTATCAGGTCAGCATAATTGATATTTAGAGGAATACTCAATGGCAGAAACTCTTGGTTCTCTTTGCGATAAATTAACAATAGTTAAGCTCAAACAATGGCATTCTGAAGATGTGGAGCGTCTAAACAGTTTAGCTACTCAAGAAAAGCAACTTCAGGATGAAATCAATGAATTTATAGCGGCGGCAATTACAGGATTAATTCCCTCTGAACGTCTTACTTTTGCCTCAAATAAAGTTTTTAAAAAAGAAGGAAATATAGTTGCTGAAGTAGATGGGAGTATTGGAGAGGTTTTCTCTCAACTCGCCGCCGTAAATTGCAAACTTTGGCATGAACAAGAGAAGGTTTACGAGTTTGAAAAAGTTCTTCCTTCGGAAAAAGATGCTGTTGTCAAACAACTTGCCCTACTTAACTTAGAAAGAAATAAATGTATTGATCGGATTGATCAACAGTTTCGAGACGTAATTTGTAACTCTTATTCTCGTTAAAAATATACTCAGGAGATTGTTTTATGCATCTAATTCATCGTAAAACCTGTCGCGTTTGTGGTTCTCACGCTCTCACTCGAGTGATTAATTTAGGAGAGCAATATTTACAAGGATCATTTGTTAAACCAGGGAAAGAAATGCCCCCTACTCGCAAAATTGCCAACTCGTTAGTACGTTGTGATCCGATGGAAGATGAGAAAGCCTGTGGTTTACTACAGATGGAGTATACCGTGCCGCCAGAGGTACTTTATTCGGCTTACTGGTATCGCTCTGGAACTAATAATACCATGCGAAATCACTTGCGTGAGATTGCTGAAGATGCCACCTCTATTTTAAACAAACCTAATGCGGTGGTTTTAGATATTGGCTG is from Gloeothece verrucosa PCC 7822 and encodes:
- a CDS encoding DUF2252 domain-containing protein gives rise to the protein MNMQLETPILSPSSSRLSSRSERIAIGKNLRSEVPRSSHASWQPPDNRRDPIDILEESNQGRLSELTPIRYGRMLRSPFTFLRGSAALMAYDLASTPSTKIQVQACGDCHLLNFGLFATPERNLVFDINDFDETHPAPWEWDLKRLAVSFVIAGRDNQLSDLDCQDLAIECVRSYREHLREYSEMSPLEVWYNRLDIEKVIEMSPDEQTRKRREKCAEKARQRVIEHLFPKITSPVGGQYRFADQPPLLYHIHEEDWKERVEEALAEYRQSLSDERKVLFDRYQWQDIAIKVVGIGSIGTRCFIVLFFSPENHPLILQFKEARPSVLEPYTDKSKYDNHGQRVVIGQRLMQSSSDIFLGWTRSRRGYDFYVRQLRDMKFSFPLEQIPAIQLKRYAGFCGWTLARAHAKSGDSAMISGYLGKGNQFDRAMGDFALAYADQTERDHAALVKAVKMGRIEAAIKEDL
- a CDS encoding MarC family protein — its product is MLKLSSIFILLFITLGPLKTIIPFVELTAHSDEKLCRRVALRATFASTLVVLILGLLGPLILENWGVSLPAVSITGGIILFVGSLQVMMKPSESSGNKGVAPETLSTSMLISRLVIPTIVTPPGIAAILALMVLSEKNQQLWLQIIGLLLLVMFLNLLIMLTARKLLAFLTVAGLRVIAWVFAVLQASLGAQVIINALRKLGALPIQ
- a CDS encoding ABC transporter ATP-binding protein, translating into MSDTIIRVENLGKKYIIGHQQGGHSRYVALRDVLANSAKSVWKSIRQPKAARNNNREEFWALKDVSFEVKRGEAIGIIGRNGAGKSTLLKILSRITEPTRGRVTLEGRVASLLEVGTGFHPELTGRENIYLNGAILGMTKAEIKRKFDEIVAFAEVEKFLDTPVKRYSSGMYVRLAFAVAAHLEPEILVVDEVLAVGDAQFQKKCLGKMKDVSTQEGRTVLFVSHQMSMISSLCTKAVLLESGEISQVGLPSDVILSYYSSGYSSPAQVDFTKLNKPIGDDYAVLLEAYVKNAKGEITTEIDINETITIGMRYKVLVERGFNRVYPYPNCNVFASDGTHVFYSSIPNSELNPPTLGEYIAEFSIPSNLLNSGTYFVGLAFSCCDLGVKVHFYEQNALCFNIKENLEANLYNTRNGWSGVLPGIIHPKLKWKLKKQVGYF